The following are encoded together in the Proteiniphilum saccharofermentans genome:
- a CDS encoding rhomboid family intramembrane serine protease, which produces MKIGFISFIVLYISSLAISILPSYFKQKNNKPYRGLGASGAVSAIVFAYVLVNPMNFMGIMFIPVMLPAFLFGIIFLLVAFYLDRKQTGRINHSAHISGGIYGLLYMIVVFFTLEDINLPALFLDRIKIDSISDLFYFGI; this is translated from the coding sequence TTGAAAATTGGTTTCATCTCTTTTATTGTCCTGTACATCTCCTCATTGGCAATATCCATCCTTCCCTCCTATTTCAAACAAAAAAACAACAAGCCTTACCGGGGTCTCGGCGCTTCCGGTGCGGTTTCAGCTATCGTTTTCGCTTATGTGTTGGTCAACCCGATGAATTTCATGGGAATCATGTTTATTCCGGTCATGCTCCCCGCCTTTCTTTTCGGTATAATTTTCTTGCTGGTCGCCTTCTATCTCGACCGGAAACAAACAGGTCGTATCAACCACTCGGCACACATCTCCGGGGGAATTTACGGTTTACTCTATATGATTGTCGTTTTTTTCACGCTCGAAGATATAAATCTCCCGGCATTATTTTTGGACCGGATAAAAATAGATTCGATTTCCGACCTTTTTTATTTCGGCATTTAA
- the murB gene encoding UDP-N-acetylmuramate dehydrogenase, protein MTTKYNVQLQPFNSFRTKASAKIFCEPQSAEELSEIIHTFPDEQKLVLGNGFNLFFTKDFEGLVIKPAIRGIHILAETDRCVEIEVGAAEDWDQFVAYCVENGYAGIENLSLIPGSVGASPVQNIGAYGTEAMDVITKVKTVELQTGNYKELSNEECGFGYRDSIFKRTGLYVITSVVFKLEKSFQYKEKYIDLSRELEGISSPDLTQVRDAIIRIRNRKLPDYKILPNAGSFFKNPVLTEEEKDQLQQQLPDVPIYNVGEGQFKTSAAFLIDKAGYKGKRHRMVGTYTRHSLIIVNYGTENGKEIVDFMHKIQQEVLQQFGVLLEPEVRIY, encoded by the coding sequence ATGACCACAAAATATAACGTACAACTGCAACCATTTAACTCTTTCCGTACGAAAGCGTCGGCAAAAATATTCTGTGAACCGCAATCGGCAGAGGAACTTTCGGAAATCATCCACACTTTTCCCGATGAACAGAAATTGGTGCTTGGGAACGGTTTCAATTTGTTTTTCACCAAAGATTTCGAAGGATTGGTTATTAAACCTGCCATACGGGGTATCCATATTCTGGCGGAAACTGATCGGTGTGTAGAAATTGAAGTCGGTGCGGCAGAAGATTGGGACCAGTTTGTTGCTTATTGTGTGGAGAATGGTTACGCCGGTATCGAGAATTTGTCGCTTATTCCCGGTTCAGTAGGTGCAAGTCCGGTTCAGAATATCGGTGCGTACGGTACGGAGGCGATGGATGTGATCACCAAGGTGAAAACGGTGGAACTTCAGACAGGGAATTACAAAGAACTCTCCAACGAGGAGTGCGGATTCGGATACCGCGACAGCATTTTTAAACGCACCGGACTCTATGTAATCACTTCCGTGGTTTTCAAATTGGAAAAGTCGTTTCAATATAAAGAGAAATATATCGACTTAAGCCGTGAGTTGGAAGGTATTTCCTCTCCAGACCTTACCCAGGTTCGTGATGCCATTATCCGTATCCGCAACCGGAAATTGCCCGATTATAAAATACTGCCGAATGCCGGAAGTTTTTTCAAAAATCCTGTGCTTACGGAAGAGGAAAAAGATCAATTACAACAGCAACTACCGGATGTCCCGATTTACAATGTTGGAGAAGGACAATTCAAAACATCGGCGGCATTTCTGATAGATAAGGCCGGATATAAAGGGAAGCGGCACAGAATGGTAGGTACTTATACCCGCCATTCACTTATCATTGTGAATTATGGTACTGAAAACGGAAAGGAAATCGTGGACTTTATGCACAAAATACAACAGGAAGTACTACAACAATTCGGTGTGCTACTCGAACCGGAAGTACGTATTTATTAA